In Chitinophaga sp. HK235, a single window of DNA contains:
- a CDS encoding PPK2 family polyphosphate kinase has protein sequence MSKIKLSAISTTAPKKVDKEKIKAATQEILQELDELQNLLYAQHQHCILMVIQGMDASGKDGVIKNVTGTLNPQGVMVHSFKAPTAEEADHDFLWRVHLHAPAKGMIQVFNRSHYEDILIQRVHKWIDDKMARKRMEAINDFEKLLSVHNNTTVLKFYLHVSQEAQQQRLIERTEDHRKMWKYNENDFEEAKLWDQYMDAYEDAFKYCNDIPWTIVPADHNWYKEYMVALTLRDTLKSLNMKYPRLKK, from the coding sequence ATGAGTAAGATCAAGTTGTCAGCCATCAGTACTACCGCACCTAAAAAAGTAGACAAGGAAAAAATAAAAGCCGCCACACAGGAAATTTTACAGGAACTGGACGAGTTGCAAAATCTGTTATATGCACAACACCAACATTGCATATTGATGGTTATTCAGGGAATGGACGCCAGTGGAAAAGATGGTGTTATCAAGAATGTAACCGGTACCCTGAACCCGCAAGGTGTAATGGTACATTCCTTTAAAGCACCTACTGCCGAAGAAGCAGACCACGATTTTTTATGGCGGGTACACCTGCATGCGCCAGCAAAAGGAATGATCCAGGTATTTAACCGATCCCATTATGAAGACATATTGATACAGAGAGTACACAAATGGATCGACGATAAAATGGCCCGTAAACGAATGGAGGCTATTAATGATTTCGAGAAGCTGCTTTCAGTCCACAACAACACAACGGTGCTTAAATTTTACCTGCATGTATCACAGGAAGCTCAACAGCAAAGGCTGATAGAACGGACAGAAGATCACCGGAAAATGTGGAAGTACAATGAAAATGATTTTGAAGAAGCCAAACTTTGGGACCAGTATATGGACGCCTATGAAGATGCTTTCAAATATTGTAACGATATTCCGTGGACGATCGTACCGGCAGACCATAACTGGTACAAGGAATATATGGTGGCACTAACGCTAAGGGATACACTGAAATCGCTGAACATGAAATATCCCCGGTTAAAGAAATAA
- a CDS encoding DUF3078 domain-containing protein — protein sequence MRKFTLSIACCLLCFMVVRAQNDWIKTQREETSKKIKKDDKDTSTRIWRKGLNLNVNINQGTLTNWAAGGDNFSFSLGSTVYAWAFYKEGRRAWDNVADLAYGYINTTSLGGRKSDDRIDLTSKYGYDIGRHWYVSGLVNLRTQFTNGYLYSSDTTPQLTSKFFAPAYVLLSPGFDYKPVPEFSLFLSPATSRFVFVANDLLSKQGAYGVDTGKYFKYEIGAYLSANYVKTVVKNVTYKGRLDLFSNYLHNPQNIVVFFTNAFELKVNKYLSAVLNVDMIYDDNVKVFENKKTGVMGPRLQVKQVIGVGFAAKF from the coding sequence ATGAGAAAATTTACTTTGTCCATTGCCTGTTGTTTATTGTGTTTTATGGTAGTACGGGCACAAAACGACTGGATAAAGACCCAACGGGAGGAAACCTCCAAAAAAATCAAGAAAGATGATAAGGATACTTCTACCCGGATATGGAGAAAAGGCCTGAACCTGAACGTGAATATTAATCAGGGAACGCTGACCAACTGGGCTGCCGGTGGTGACAATTTCTCCTTTTCCCTGGGTTCCACCGTATATGCCTGGGCGTTTTACAAAGAAGGTCGCCGCGCATGGGACAACGTAGCCGACCTGGCTTATGGATACATTAATACAACCAGCCTGGGCGGTCGTAAAAGCGATGACCGTATAGACCTCACCTCCAAATACGGCTATGATATCGGCCGGCATTGGTATGTAAGCGGACTGGTAAACCTCCGGACGCAGTTTACCAACGGTTATCTGTATTCTTCAGACACTACTCCGCAGCTGACTTCCAAATTCTTTGCCCCGGCTTATGTGTTATTATCTCCCGGTTTTGACTATAAACCAGTGCCTGAATTCTCTTTGTTCCTTTCCCCGGCTACTTCCCGCTTTGTTTTTGTGGCAAACGATCTCCTGTCCAAACAAGGGGCTTATGGTGTAGATACCGGTAAATACTTTAAATATGAAATTGGTGCTTACCTGTCTGCCAACTATGTAAAAACAGTGGTTAAAAATGTGACCTACAAAGGCCGGCTGGACCTGTTCTCCAACTATCTTCACAACCCGCAGAACATCGTAGTGTTTTTTACCAATGCGTTTGAACTGAAGGTGAACAAGTATCTTTCCGCTGTGCTCAACGTAGATATGATATATGATGATAATGTAAAAGTGTTTGAAAACAAGAAAACAGGCGTGATGGGGCCCCGATTGCAGGTGAAACAGGTAATAGGGGTGGGTTTTGCCGCTAAGTTCTGA
- the mscL gene encoding large conductance mechanosensitive channel protein MscL — protein MSFIKEFKEFAMKGNVMDLAVGVIIGGAFGKIVTSLVDNILMPLVGLFTHGKNFNDYFVLLDTSKGDIQTLADAKAKGVAVFAYGAFIQSIIDFLIIAFCIFILVKFMNRINRKQEPAPAEPTAQEKLLMEIRDELRKK, from the coding sequence ATGTCATTCATCAAAGAGTTTAAGGAATTTGCCATGAAGGGCAATGTGATGGATCTTGCTGTGGGTGTGATCATTGGAGGCGCTTTTGGAAAGATTGTTACATCGCTGGTAGATAACATCCTGATGCCACTCGTGGGCTTATTTACACACGGCAAAAATTTCAACGATTATTTTGTGTTGCTGGATACAAGCAAGGGGGACATTCAAACCCTGGCAGATGCCAAAGCCAAAGGAGTAGCGGTATTCGCATATGGTGCCTTCATCCAGAGTATCATCGACTTCCTGATTATCGCTTTCTGTATCTTTATCCTGGTGAAGTTTATGAACAGAATCAACAGAAAGCAAGAGCCAGCTCCGGCAGAACCCACTGCACAGGAAAAACTGCTCATGGAGATCCGTGATGAGTTGAGGAAAAAATAA